The following coding sequences are from one Lolium rigidum isolate FL_2022 chromosome 6, APGP_CSIRO_Lrig_0.1, whole genome shotgun sequence window:
- the LOC124660992 gene encoding UMP-CMP kinase 1-like isoform X2, whose product MAGANKGYDGSMPPGKKLKIVFVIGGPGSGKGTQCSKIVNQFGFTHLSAGDLLRQEAKSNTEQGTMIKNLMHEGKLVSSEIIVRLLLKAILASGNDKFLIDGFPRNEVNRQAYEKIVNIDPEFVLLIDCSREEMERRILHRNQGRDDDNVETIRRRFEVFQESTLPVIQHYEKMGKLRRVDGNRQPDMVFEDVKAIFAQLNTQQYKHSTN is encoded by the exons ATGGCAGGTGCAAACAAG GGTTACGATGGTTCAATGCCCCCCGGCAAAAAGTTAAAAATTGTGTTTGTCATAG GAGGGCCTGGCAGTGGCAAAGGCACTCAGTGCTCCAAGATTGTGAACCAGTTTGGGTTTACCCATCTGAGTGCTGGAGATCTTCTCCGGCAAGAAGCTAAATCGAATACCGAGCAAGG TACAATGATCAAGAATCTCATGCATGAAGGAAAGCTTGTATCTTCCGAGATCATCGTTAGGCTACTGTTGAAGGCCATCCTTGCAAGTGGAAATGATAAGTTCCTTATTGATGGATTTCCACGGAATGAAGTGAACCGCCAAGCGTACGAGAAAATC GTTAACATTGACCCTGAGTTCGTACTATTGATTGATTGCTCGAGGGAAGAGATGGAGCGGCGCATTCTTCACCGAAATCAG GGAAGAGATGATGACAACGTTGAAACCATCAGGAGGAGGTTTGAAGTTTTCCAGGAATCAACTCTGCCTGTCATTCAGCACTATGAGAAAATGGGGAAGCTCCGAAGG GTTGATGGCAACAGGCAACCGGACATGGTGTTTGAAGACGTGAAGGCCATCTTCGCGCAACTAAACACTCAG caatataagcatagcacaaacTAA
- the LOC124660992 gene encoding UMP-CMP kinase 1-like isoform X1, producing the protein MAGANKGYDGSMPPGKKLKIVFVIGGPGSGKGTQCSKIVNQFGFTHLSAGDLLRQEAKSNTEQGTMIKNLMHEGKLVSSEIIVRLLLKAILASGNDKFLIDGFPRNEVNRQAYEKIVNIDPEFVLLIDCSREEMERRILHRNQGRDDDNVETIRRRFEVFQESTLPVIQHYEKMGKLRRVDGNRQPDMVFEDVKAIFAQLNTQGSNISIAQTNPFKRWFLHLCCGCFDVQDGRN; encoded by the exons ATGGCAGGTGCAAACAAG GGTTACGATGGTTCAATGCCCCCCGGCAAAAAGTTAAAAATTGTGTTTGTCATAG GAGGGCCTGGCAGTGGCAAAGGCACTCAGTGCTCCAAGATTGTGAACCAGTTTGGGTTTACCCATCTGAGTGCTGGAGATCTTCTCCGGCAAGAAGCTAAATCGAATACCGAGCAAGG TACAATGATCAAGAATCTCATGCATGAAGGAAAGCTTGTATCTTCCGAGATCATCGTTAGGCTACTGTTGAAGGCCATCCTTGCAAGTGGAAATGATAAGTTCCTTATTGATGGATTTCCACGGAATGAAGTGAACCGCCAAGCGTACGAGAAAATC GTTAACATTGACCCTGAGTTCGTACTATTGATTGATTGCTCGAGGGAAGAGATGGAGCGGCGCATTCTTCACCGAAATCAG GGAAGAGATGATGACAACGTTGAAACCATCAGGAGGAGGTTTGAAGTTTTCCAGGAATCAACTCTGCCTGTCATTCAGCACTATGAGAAAATGGGGAAGCTCCGAAGG GTTGATGGCAACAGGCAACCGGACATGGTGTTTGAAGACGTGAAGGCCATCTTCGCGCAACTAAACACTCAG GGTAgcaatataagcatagcacaaacTAACCCATTCAAGCGTTGGTTCCTCCACCTGTGTTGTG GTTGCTTCGATGTGCAAGATGGGAGGAATTGA